One Pseudomonadota bacterium DNA window includes the following coding sequences:
- a CDS encoding histidinol-phosphatase HisJ family protein — MIINLKSDSHIHTSLCGHAFGTMEEFVRAGIAAGLTEMFFLEHLEIGINYFEKTWLSEEDFDEYFREGRRLREKFADRIRIGLGVEVGYNPDEKQAILNVLAARNFDRVAVSYHFMKAGDRHLNLVSRKHDNIEGLGRLGVAKVLTAYFETLQEAIGTVPAEMVCHLDAAMRYHPEIKLEASHHRQIEKILDLMAKKGVALEVNFSGCRMRGVVFPEPEIIRKAVKKGITLLAGSDAHVPEHVGQFIGFP, encoded by the coding sequence ATGATCATTAACCTCAAAAGCGATTCCCATATCCACACCAGCCTGTGCGGTCATGCCTTCGGCACCATGGAGGAATTTGTCCGGGCCGGAATTGCTGCAGGATTGACCGAGATGTTCTTTCTTGAGCATCTGGAGATCGGGATCAACTATTTCGAGAAAACCTGGTTGAGCGAAGAGGATTTCGATGAGTATTTTCGGGAGGGGAGGCGGTTGCGGGAGAAATTCGCAGACCGGATCCGGATCGGGCTGGGTGTGGAGGTCGGGTATAACCCGGACGAGAAGCAGGCGATACTAAACGTTCTCGCCGCCCGGAATTTTGACCGGGTGGCTGTTTCGTACCACTTCATGAAGGCTGGTGACCGCCATTTGAACCTGGTCAGCCGGAAGCATGACAATATCGAAGGTCTGGGTCGGCTCGGGGTCGCAAAAGTTCTGACCGCCTATTTTGAAACTCTACAGGAGGCGATCGGAACAGTCCCGGCCGAGATGGTCTGCCATCTTGATGCGGCCATGCGCTATCATCCGGAAATAAAGCTCGAAGCGAGTCATCATCGGCAGATTGAAAAGATCCTGGATCTGATGGCAAAAAAGGGGGTTGCCCTGGAAGTAAATTTCTCGGGCTGCAGGATGCGGGGGGTGGTTTTCCCCGAGCCCGAAATCATCCGAAAAGCGGTGAAAAAGGGAATCACGCTGCTGGCCGGGTCAGATGCGCACGTTCCGGAACATGTGGGACAATTTATCGGTTTCCCATAG
- a CDS encoding tandem-95 repeat protein, whose protein sequence is MNKTILFLAIIVAHGIHTGQANAYFLDSPHNESNGIECYHCHTNPAMDWPGLVDPADPTNPDKTSYNAVCNNCHGTPAEINNFPSRYLAAPEAKLHASSTTSESHGIWSTQCVDCHDPHFQGQLDFESVDSGKLYVGMGVFVSQSTPSGSNTTISIYLFTGNPGFTDLALWNAKGGETGSPNVDKTQAADGTRGLLVVPNIANPTETFEVIDVTDNVMTVKGSMTGDLLGNVWGVIYGQSIRSFMPDAHGNGYRDLKFFNPTPFPNTYGGPVDNTPGATIPLGLCQICHNTTNNWNTDGTGNTHHATENCFTCHTSAGGFSVPDPCPSEYFPPISPSSTVFSDNRVSISWTDAMVGENGYRVERKAESCIANSVGFEHLVTRYGHDDFAAGNDQYAWIQGVSVMDPDQSKIIVPPDSTPAYASDSTTMNSGSAEITWENGAVKMHTIANYKNDTGWNNAYLDMAKPAEVLGDGDFDIQVDFELPSGTIDPAPTQPVFYARLWVEFPTTGGFNRVLVNRMDGMYRGVTWINGASEVVDFPITETPGIPASGKLRVVRNESRLSAYFWDGSAWHLLVESTMTLSSDLAPTWVRLAHYARRNEPAGQEITTVFDNFRIITPESSVLKIYDTGLATGTDYCYRVYPFKNDTCNEWANHGLNIDLQTLPACPDSDSDGVCDSLDNCPTVVNSYQTNSDADGLGDACDNCPAVDNLDQADANCDGIGDACSASMTSAPTDLSATVLPGSSVSISWTDAMVGEDGYRVERKDGTCASSNPYIDVDEISYVYDDFATTIDQSTWDQLLGVGGVWNTFPLPATYTVPSGSAEITWENGAVKLHSVATPVLDGQFSEAHLQADDPAGLLGTGNFDIQVEYSLPGNNVVTDGQYAVYARLWVAFPNTAGGYDQIIVDRQTSGYLVYVQINGVTESKYQATTDLSGTLRIVRNNRKLSGYVRNGNGWGLFYEHSQPLAGDVAPAHLRFSHHAYRNDPNGQEITTLFDNFRINPAESLSSEVIDNHNLMEDTDYCYRVYPFTYDTCTAMENLSSEVDLRTPCFADSDNDGVCDSVDNCPNVANPGQETADGDGDGVPDVCDNAPNVANPGQEDYDGDGVGDVSDNSPYVFNPGQEDGDLDGVGDVSDNCPLVANGPAEESLIGVGNQADEDCDGSGDACSGEPVYFPPTFLSSTDITDTTATISWTDAMTGESGYRVERKVGVCSPDSSDFELVQTIFEQDDFSNGIDPSVWIQGVKVLDATKKIPTDPLPAKVSDEDGSNSGSAEITWENGAVRFHTVANDVGDTGYNFAYLDAKDPAGLLGTGDFDIRIDYSVPDVIPNPNQYLVYARLHVQFPATTGGGNQIWVERVNGAYVTAIYIDGEVQYGTLPTTELSGTLRIVRNGGMLSGYVENSSGSYLLRQHIAELTAASPNLIRAAHYARRNDSAGQEIEVEFDNFRINSNMSAEKEFTDTTLAPGTEYCYRVYPFKTGTCNWANHSAEPVDLVTLPNFPPVAYSQSIRAMQDTALQIILTGSDPDSDPFTFEIITGPEHGTLSGTPPDLTYQPNPGFTGIDIFYFKVNDPYVGSSVVPVAILVDTEGDPNCTANALVLANQEVLANEKVHILAKNSMVVGPNYVVGSGGRVTLGAPKVTLMPGFSAQEGSNVRITSDSNYAPIAFEDNIFVTEGENVTFDVLQNDDELDCDPMTAVLKSKPDHGILRDLNGVEINIGDEFTTFIYTHDSSETTHDRFVYSAKDNKGEASEPITAFITITPANDPPLANNDYLTIDINTSKTISVLGNDIDTDYGDVLTITSVSAAGSGVQPVNNGTSITYTPNYNFQGEDIFTYTIEDSAGQSSTATVTVKVLDAPQCLPDSPLVLHDQAISGDGVPATLEVDITYRKAIEVGPAYTVTPSASIRLNSNRISLKPGFSAREGSTVSLVASPWADLNAQPVAEDDYYTVNEGEALTADVTLNDRDLECDPLTAVLVSQPSHGTLQDLNGGINIGGIFTSFTYQHDGSETTRDSFTYQAKDAELSGVVTVYITVNPVNDPPVVNDDIYYIYSYNPKVLDVLANDYDADPGDVLRIIDVSQPGNGNGGSTIFTDTIVTYTPPDGLIGMESFTYTVEDAGGVRATVTVYIGNTPPVAFSQSVETDEFQPIQIVLTGEDYDHDQLTFELTSYPERGKIEQSGPFITYSPKVVPSGEVSFTFTVNDGMYTYPSPPAQGVEVKVTVNPVPKKWTDVYEHDDLGRIKSKSLTIGPAN, encoded by the coding sequence ATGAATAAAACAATCCTGTTTCTCGCAATCATCGTTGCGCATGGTATTCATACCGGTCAGGCAAATGCGTACTTTCTGGACTCCCCGCACAATGAGTCAAACGGAATCGAGTGTTATCATTGCCATACCAATCCGGCAATGGACTGGCCCGGCCTGGTGGATCCTGCCGATCCCACCAATCCGGACAAGACAAGCTATAACGCCGTTTGTAATAATTGCCATGGGACGCCAGCGGAAATTAACAATTTTCCCTCCCGGTATCTTGCGGCGCCGGAAGCGAAACTTCATGCAAGCTCTACAACCTCAGAGTCGCATGGTATCTGGTCAACCCAGTGTGTTGACTGTCATGACCCTCATTTCCAAGGGCAACTGGATTTTGAATCTGTAGATTCCGGCAAGCTCTATGTGGGCATGGGTGTATTTGTTTCCCAGTCGACCCCGTCAGGCAGCAACACGACAATTTCAATATATCTTTTTACTGGAAACCCAGGGTTTACGGATTTAGCTCTCTGGAATGCCAAGGGAGGTGAGACCGGCAGCCCGAATGTTGATAAAACACAAGCTGCTGACGGAACCCGTGGTCTCCTGGTGGTCCCGAACATTGCCAATCCCACGGAGACCTTCGAGGTTATCGATGTCACCGACAATGTCATGACGGTCAAAGGATCTATGACCGGCGACCTGTTGGGCAACGTCTGGGGCGTTATCTACGGTCAGTCGATCCGGTCCTTCATGCCTGATGCCCACGGCAACGGCTATCGTGATCTCAAATTCTTCAACCCGACCCCCTTCCCAAACACCTACGGTGGCCCGGTTGATAATACTCCGGGAGCGACCATCCCGCTTGGCCTCTGCCAGATCTGTCACAACACCACCAATAACTGGAATACAGACGGCACCGGCAATACCCATCATGCTACCGAGAACTGCTTCACCTGCCATACCTCTGCAGGCGGTTTTTCGGTTCCCGATCCATGCCCATCGGAGTACTTCCCGCCGATTTCTCCATCATCTACAGTATTTTCCGACAACCGGGTGTCAATCTCCTGGACCGATGCGATGGTTGGGGAGAATGGCTACCGGGTTGAACGAAAAGCCGAGAGTTGTATAGCAAACAGTGTAGGTTTCGAGCATCTCGTTACCCGATACGGGCATGATGATTTTGCTGCCGGCAATGATCAGTACGCCTGGATCCAGGGGGTCAGTGTGATGGACCCCGATCAGTCAAAAATAATAGTTCCGCCAGATTCTACGCCGGCTTACGCTTCCGACTCCACCACCATGAATAGTGGTTCCGCTGAAATCACCTGGGAAAACGGTGCTGTCAAAATGCATACCATTGCCAATTACAAGAACGATACAGGCTGGAACAACGCGTATCTTGATATGGCAAAACCAGCGGAAGTTCTGGGAGACGGTGATTTCGACATCCAGGTGGACTTTGAATTGCCGAGCGGCACCATTGACCCTGCCCCGACCCAGCCGGTGTTTTACGCCCGGCTCTGGGTAGAATTCCCGACCACCGGAGGCTTCAATCGGGTTCTTGTGAATCGTATGGATGGAATGTACAGGGGAGTAACCTGGATAAACGGGGCCTCTGAAGTGGTCGATTTTCCGATCACCGAAACCCCCGGCATCCCTGCTTCCGGGAAATTGAGAGTCGTTCGTAATGAGAGCAGGTTGTCCGCATATTTCTGGGATGGCAGCGCCTGGCACCTGCTTGTCGAGAGCACCATGACCCTGAGTTCTGATCTTGCGCCGACCTGGGTCCGATTGGCCCATTACGCGCGACGTAATGAGCCGGCCGGGCAGGAGATCACGACGGTTTTTGATAATTTCAGGATCATTACCCCTGAATCTTCCGTACTGAAGATTTACGATACCGGGCTTGCTACCGGAACCGATTACTGCTACCGGGTTTATCCGTTCAAGAATGATACTTGCAACGAATGGGCAAATCATGGCCTAAACATCGACCTGCAAACACTCCCCGCTTGTCCGGACAGCGACAGTGACGGTGTCTGCGATTCTCTTGATAACTGCCCGACGGTTGTCAATTCCTATCAGACCAATAGCGACGCAGATGGTTTGGGCGATGCCTGTGACAACTGTCCCGCAGTCGACAACCTCGACCAGGCTGATGCCAATTGTGACGGAATTGGGGATGCATGCAGCGCTTCAATGACATCTGCGCCGACAGATTTATCAGCCACAGTCCTTCCCGGCAGCAGTGTATCGATCTCCTGGACCGACGCGATGGTCGGAGAGGATGGATACCGGGTTGAGCGAAAAGACGGGACCTGTGCGTCAAGTAATCCATATATCGATGTTGATGAAATTTCCTATGTCTATGATGATTTTGCCACAACCATCGATCAATCCACCTGGGACCAGCTTCTCGGGGTTGGCGGGGTCTGGAATACATTCCCTCTGCCGGCAACGTATACCGTACCCAGTGGCTCTGCCGAGATTACCTGGGAAAACGGGGCGGTCAAACTCCATTCCGTCGCCACTCCTGTGTTGGATGGACAATTCAGCGAAGCACACCTTCAGGCGGACGATCCCGCAGGGCTTCTGGGAACCGGTAATTTTGACATCCAGGTCGAGTACTCTCTGCCCGGAAACAATGTTGTTACCGATGGGCAATATGCAGTATACGCCCGTCTCTGGGTCGCATTTCCGAATACCGCAGGAGGATACGACCAGATTATTGTGGATCGGCAGACCAGCGGTTATTTGGTTTATGTCCAGATCAACGGGGTCACGGAATCCAAGTATCAGGCAACAACCGATCTCTCCGGAACTTTGCGGATCGTTCGCAATAACAGAAAATTATCCGGCTATGTCCGGAATGGCAACGGGTGGGGTCTCTTTTATGAGCACAGCCAGCCTCTGGCTGGTGATGTCGCTCCCGCCCATCTCAGATTTTCGCATCACGCCTATCGTAACGATCCGAACGGGCAGGAAATCACGACCCTGTTTGATAATTTCAGGATCAACCCGGCAGAGTCGCTGTCTTCGGAGGTGATCGACAACCATAATCTTATGGAAGACACCGATTACTGTTACCGGGTCTATCCGTTCACATATGATACCTGTACCGCCATGGAGAATCTCAGCTCCGAGGTTGATCTGAGAACTCCCTGTTTCGCCGACAGTGACAACGACGGGGTCTGCGATTCTGTCGACAACTGTCCGAACGTTGCCAACCCCGGCCAGGAGACTGCAGACGGTGATGGTGACGGGGTGCCGGACGTCTGCGATAATGCTCCGAATGTCGCCAACCCCGGTCAGGAAGATTACGACGGTGATGGCGTAGGCGATGTCTCCGACAACTCGCCGTATGTTTTTAACCCCGGCCAGGAAGACGGAGACCTTGATGGTGTGGGTGATGTTTCCGACAACTGCCCGCTGGTTGCCAATGGCCCTGCCGAAGAATCTTTAATCGGAGTCGGCAATCAGGCAGATGAAGATTGTGACGGGTCTGGGGATGCATGCAGTGGCGAACCCGTATACTTCCCGCCGACATTTCTTTCCTCAACCGATATTACCGATACCACGGCAACGATCTCCTGGACCGATGCGATGACCGGAGAGAGCGGCTACCGGGTGGAAAGAAAAGTGGGGGTCTGTTCTCCGGACAGTTCCGATTTCGAACTGGTTCAAACAATTTTCGAGCAGGATGATTTTTCCAATGGTATTGATCCGTCGGTCTGGATCCAGGGGGTCAAGGTGTTGGATGCCACGAAAAAGATCCCGACCGACCCTCTGCCGGCAAAGGTTTCCGACGAAGATGGCTCCAACAGTGGTTCCGCCGAGATCACCTGGGAGAATGGTGCGGTCAGGTTTCATACCGTTGCCAATGATGTTGGTGATACAGGTTATAACTTCGCATACCTTGATGCGAAGGATCCCGCTGGACTTCTGGGTACCGGTGATTTTGACATCCGGATAGATTACTCAGTACCCGACGTAATTCCCAATCCAAACCAATATCTGGTTTACGCCCGTCTCCACGTACAATTCCCGGCAACCACTGGAGGTGGAAACCAAATATGGGTGGAGCGGGTGAACGGAGCCTATGTAACAGCGATTTATATCGACGGAGAAGTGCAATACGGCACCCTGCCGACCACCGAACTCTCCGGAACCCTGAGAATCGTCCGGAATGGCGGGATGTTGTCCGGATACGTTGAGAACAGCAGCGGGTCTTATCTCCTTCGCCAGCACATCGCAGAACTCACTGCTGCTTCTCCGAATCTGATCAGAGCGGCTCATTACGCCAGGCGTAATGATTCGGCCGGACAGGAGATAGAGGTTGAATTTGATAATTTCAGGATCAATTCCAATATGTCGGCCGAAAAGGAGTTCACCGACACCACACTCGCTCCCGGAACTGAATACTGTTACCGGGTCTACCCGTTCAAAACCGGCACCTGTAACTGGGCGAACCACAGTGCGGAACCCGTCGATCTGGTAACGTTACCAAATTTCCCGCCGGTGGCATATTCACAATCAATCCGTGCTATGCAGGATACAGCGCTCCAAATAATCCTTACCGGCTCTGATCCGGATTCCGATCCGTTTACCTTTGAAATTATCACCGGTCCCGAACACGGTACTCTTTCCGGCACACCACCCGATCTTACTTACCAGCCGAATCCCGGCTTTACCGGCATCGATATATTCTACTTCAAGGTCAATGACCCATATGTCGGTTCATCCGTGGTCCCGGTCGCGATCCTTGTCGATACCGAAGGCGATCCCAACTGTACGGCGAATGCTCTGGTTCTCGCTAACCAAGAGGTCCTGGCAAACGAAAAGGTCCATATCCTGGCCAAAAATTCAATGGTCGTCGGCCCCAATTATGTGGTCGGGTCAGGCGGCCGGGTGACCCTTGGTGCGCCGAAAGTAACCCTCATGCCGGGTTTCAGCGCACAAGAGGGCAGTAATGTCAGGATCACCTCCGACAGCAATTACGCTCCCATCGCCTTTGAAGATAATATCTTTGTCACCGAGGGCGAAAATGTAACTTTTGATGTTCTGCAGAACGACGATGAACTGGATTGCGATCCGATGACCGCAGTGCTAAAGAGTAAGCCGGACCACGGCATTCTCAGAGATCTCAATGGAGTCGAGATCAATATCGGCGATGAATTCACCACCTTTATCTATACTCATGACAGCAGCGAAACAACCCATGATCGTTTTGTTTACTCTGCCAAGGACAATAAAGGAGAGGCGTCGGAACCGATCACCGCTTTCATCACCATCACTCCGGCAAATGATCCGCCGCTGGCCAATAACGATTACCTGACCATCGATATCAATACCTCCAAAACGATCTCCGTTCTCGGTAATGATATCGATACCGATTACGGTGATGTCCTGACCATCACCTCAGTGAGTGCCGCGGGCAGTGGGGTTCAGCCGGTCAACAACGGAACCTCGATCACTTATACCCCGAATTACAATTTCCAGGGTGAGGACATTTTTACCTACACCATCGAAGATTCCGCCGGCCAGAGTTCCACCGCCACCGTAACGGTCAAGGTTTTAGATGCTCCCCAGTGCCTCCCCGACAGCCCACTCGTTCTTCATGACCAGGCGATCTCCGGCGATGGGGTTCCCGCCACCCTTGAAGTGGATATCACCTATCGAAAAGCTATTGAAGTCGGTCCTGCCTATACGGTCACTCCGAGCGCATCGATCAGGCTGAATTCCAATAGGATTTCCTTGAAGCCTGGATTCAGCGCCAGGGAGGGAAGCACGGTGAGCCTTGTCGCCTCGCCATGGGCGGACCTGAACGCCCAGCCCGTGGCCGAAGACGATTACTACACTGTCAATGAGGGTGAGGCCCTTACCGCCGATGTGACATTAAACGACCGGGATCTGGAATGCGATCCGCTGACCGCAGTGCTGGTGAGTCAGCCAAGTCACGGCACTCTCCAGGATCTCAACGGGGGCATCAATATCGGCGGCATTTTCACCAGCTTCACCTATCAGCATGACGGCAGCGAAACAACCCGCGACTCTTTCACCTATCAGGCGAAAGATGCGGAGCTGTCCGGGGTCGTAACGGTCTACATTACCGTAAATCCGGTGAACGACCCGCCGGTGGTGAACGACGATATCTACTATATTTATTCCTACAACCCCAAGGTCCTCGATGTCCTCGCCAATGACTACGACGCTGATCCGGGAGATGTCCTGAGGATCATTGATGTCTCGCAGCCCGGGAACGGCAATGGAGGATCAACGATTTTCACCGACACTATCGTCACCTACACACCACCGGACGGTTTGATCGGGATGGAGAGTTTTACTTACACGGTAGAGGATGCGGGCGGTGTGCGCGCCACCGTAACGGTTTATATCGGCAACACCCCGCCGGTGGCCTTTTCGCAGAGTGTCGAGACCGATGAGTTCCAGCCGATCCAGATCGTCCTGACCGGTGAGGATTACGATCATGATCAGCTGACCTTTGAGCTGACCAGTTATCCGGAGCGTGGGAAAATAGAGCAGTCAGGGCCGTTTATCACCTATTCACCGAAGGTTGTGCCGAGTGGCGAGGTGAGCTTTACCTTTACGGTCAATGACGGGATGTATACCTATCCTTCTCCTCCGGCTCAGGGGGTTGAGGTAAAGGTTACCGTCAATCCTGTTCCGAAGAAATGGACTGATGTCTACGAGCATGACGACTTGGGCAGAATTAAAAGTAAATCGTTAACCATCGGTCCGGCCAATTAA
- a CDS encoding pancreas/duodenum homeobox protein 1 translates to MGINFNDLFTADILQELFPSERADEFFEALYGDVDEGVYDIALGFNGHSAETNTLEFSLNLSERPDKCLACNVTYGLPEVFSRHPIINVAGVVKKINELLGGKAKCGEWDLGSTRRISNKLYAVPLTIKLL, encoded by the coding sequence ATGGGGATCAATTTCAACGACTTATTTACCGCTGACATATTGCAAGAACTCTTTCCGAGCGAGCGGGCCGATGAATTCTTTGAAGCCCTGTATGGCGATGTTGACGAAGGGGTTTACGACATCGCCCTTGGTTTCAACGGCCACTCCGCGGAGACCAACACCCTGGAATTCTCTCTGAACCTTTCCGAAAGACCCGATAAATGTCTGGCCTGCAATGTCACCTACGGTCTGCCTGAGGTGTTCTCACGGCACCCGATCATCAATGTCGCCGGGGTCGTGAAAAAGATCAACGAACTGTTGGGCGGAAAAGCGAAGTGTGGAGAATGGGACCTCGGTTCCACCCGGAGAATTTCGAACAAACTGTACGCGGTGCCCCTGACCATCAAATTACTGTGA